One window from the genome of Pseudomonas sp. L5B5 encodes:
- a CDS encoding EamA family transporter yields the protein MLATTLVLMAALLHAAWNTLIKFSGERMLVVACMDSVALLFVALMLFFLEWPPLELWPWIFASAAFELLYRYLLIQAYRVGDLGLVYPLMRGLSPLVVLALTLIFAGEVLSTQQILGILLIPFGMLCLLWQGGGGGRLPWSMLPVVALIGLCIGCYTFIDGQALRRWSHPLDYLTWVTLLSAWPFPLVALVWKRPAFALFWREQWRLGLSVGFCVLFSYALVLWAMQLGSIAEAAALREISVILVVVLGMRYLKEPFGRPRLLACGMVLIGMLVMKL from the coding sequence GTGCTGGCAACAACTCTGGTTCTGATGGCTGCGCTGCTGCATGCGGCGTGGAACACGCTGATCAAGTTCAGTGGCGAGCGGATGCTGGTGGTGGCCTGCATGGACAGCGTGGCATTGCTGTTCGTCGCCCTCATGCTGTTTTTCCTTGAGTGGCCGCCCCTGGAACTCTGGCCCTGGATCTTCGCCTCTGCGGCTTTCGAACTGTTGTACCGCTACCTGTTGATCCAGGCTTATCGAGTGGGTGACCTGGGGTTGGTCTATCCACTGATGCGTGGTCTCTCGCCCTTGGTGGTGCTGGCACTGACCCTGATTTTTGCCGGCGAGGTGCTAAGTACCCAGCAGATACTCGGTATTTTGCTGATTCCCTTCGGCATGCTCTGCCTGCTCTGGCAAGGTGGGGGTGGTGGGCGCCTGCCCTGGAGCATGCTGCCGGTGGTGGCCCTGATCGGCCTGTGCATCGGTTGCTACACCTTCATCGACGGCCAGGCCTTGCGCCGTTGGTCGCACCCGCTGGACTACCTGACCTGGGTCACGCTGCTCAGCGCCTGGCCTTTTCCTCTGGTGGCCCTGGTATGGAAACGCCCGGCCTTCGCCTTGTTCTGGCGCGAGCAATGGCGCCTGGGGCTGAGCGTCGGTTTCTGTGTACTGTTCAGCTACGCTCTGGTGCTTTGGGCCATGCAGTTGGGGTCCATCGCCGAAGCGGCAGCCTTGCGTGAAATCAGTGTGATCCTGGTGGTAGTGCTTGGTATGCGCTACCTGAAGGAACCCTTCGGCCGACCCAGGCTGCTGGCCTGTGGCATGGTGCTGATCGGCATGTTGGTGATGAAGTTGTGA
- the ligB gene encoding NAD-dependent DNA ligase LigB translates to MLPRLFLLLTLIPLLAQARCPEWQMTQAAEEIAALQHQLQHWDTRYHRDGQALVSDELYDQSRQRLNALHRCFPQVARVEERPLASARGSIAHPVAHTGVEKLPDQEAVQRWLKTRKHAWVQPKIDGVAVTLIYRQGRFHQALSRGDGLHGHDWSDAARLLPAIPKQLPQPVDLLLQGELYQRLDNHVQAQVGSRNARSRVAGWMARKRLAPADAAQIGLFAWDWPQGPDTLEERLDQLADLGFPEGRQYSRAVRDIDTVLHWRDHWYRSPLPFASDGIILRLSRRPAAGRWQARAPHWIAAWKYPYAQALANVREVQFKIGRTGRITPLLLVGPVTLDDRQIRRVSVGSLRRWRELDILPGDQVAVSLAGLTIPRLDGVLLRTRQRQPVQVPNEADFHLLSCWQPSPGCEGQFLARLAWLSGKQALDLKHVGEQTWARLVETGRINGLLDWLTLDQAELVNMAGFGERSSNRLLESLRGARQRPFSRWLKALGLPPSGAADLNVPWQALALKDKLDWQQEAEVGAERAAQLTAFFRDPQVLALRATLNAAGVEGF, encoded by the coding sequence ATGCTGCCAAGACTCTTCCTGCTGCTGACCCTGATCCCGCTGCTTGCCCAGGCTCGCTGCCCCGAGTGGCAGATGACACAGGCTGCCGAGGAAATCGCCGCCCTGCAGCATCAACTCCAGCACTGGGATACCCGCTATCACCGGGACGGCCAGGCACTGGTGAGTGACGAACTCTACGACCAGTCACGTCAGCGCCTGAATGCCCTGCACCGCTGCTTCCCGCAAGTTGCCCGGGTAGAGGAGCGCCCCCTGGCCAGTGCCCGGGGCAGCATCGCCCATCCCGTGGCCCATACCGGCGTGGAAAAGCTCCCCGACCAGGAGGCCGTGCAGCGCTGGCTCAAGACCCGCAAGCATGCCTGGGTACAACCCAAGATCGACGGTGTGGCCGTAACCCTGATTTACCGCCAGGGTCGCTTCCACCAGGCGTTGAGTCGCGGTGACGGTCTGCACGGACATGATTGGAGCGATGCAGCGCGCCTGCTCCCGGCCATTCCCAAGCAACTGCCGCAACCTGTGGACCTGCTGCTCCAGGGGGAGCTGTATCAACGCCTGGACAACCACGTCCAGGCGCAGGTCGGCAGCCGAAATGCCCGTAGCCGGGTGGCAGGCTGGATGGCACGCAAGCGCCTGGCACCGGCAGACGCGGCGCAGATCGGCCTGTTCGCCTGGGACTGGCCCCAGGGCCCCGATACCCTGGAAGAACGCCTGGATCAGCTGGCCGACCTGGGTTTTCCCGAGGGCCGCCAGTACAGCCGGGCCGTCCGGGACATCGACACCGTCCTGCATTGGCGCGATCACTGGTACCGCTCGCCCCTGCCGTTTGCCAGCGACGGCATCATCCTGCGCTTGAGCCGGCGTCCAGCCGCCGGGCGCTGGCAAGCCAGGGCCCCGCACTGGATCGCCGCCTGGAAATACCCCTACGCTCAAGCACTGGCCAATGTTCGCGAGGTGCAGTTCAAGATTGGCCGCACCGGGCGCATCACGCCGCTGCTGCTGGTCGGACCGGTCACGCTCGACGACCGACAGATCCGCCGAGTCAGCGTCGGCTCGTTACGCCGCTGGCGCGAGCTGGATATTCTTCCCGGTGACCAGGTAGCGGTCAGTCTTGCCGGCCTGACCATCCCGCGACTGGATGGCGTGCTCCTCAGGACCCGGCAGCGTCAGCCGGTCCAGGTACCAAACGAAGCCGACTTCCACTTGCTGAGCTGCTGGCAACCGTCCCCCGGTTGCGAAGGCCAGTTCCTGGCACGGCTGGCCTGGCTCAGCGGCAAGCAGGCCCTGGACCTCAAGCACGTCGGCGAGCAAACCTGGGCACGGCTGGTAGAAACAGGACGAATCAATGGCCTGCTGGATTGGTTGACCCTCGACCAGGCAGAGCTTGTTAACATGGCGGGCTTCGGCGAGCGCAGCAGCAACCGCTTGCTCGAAAGCCTGCGCGGTGCCAGGCAACGACCCTTTTCACGCTGGCTGAAGGCCCTGGGCCTGCCGCCCAGTGGCGCGGCCGACCTGAACGTTCCATGGCAGGCTCTGGCACTCAAGGACAAACTGGACTGGCAACAGGAAGCCGAGGTCGGGGCTGAACGCGCGGCGCAACTGACCGCTTTTTTTCGTGATCCGCAGGTGCTGGCCTTGCGCGCCACCCTGAATGCTGCCGGAGTCGAAGGTTTTTAG
- a CDS encoding ArsR/SmtB family transcription factor: MNLHASSIHQDDCDDLAVLCKAGGDPLRLNVLRALSNDSFGVLELAQIFAIGQSGMSHHLKVLAQAGLVATRREGNAIFYRRALPHSVLLGGKLHAALLEEVDQLPLPVEVQSRIGLVHGQRAAASEDFFSRVAEKFHAQQDLIAGLPQYRDSVLALLDKLGFQPAATAIEVGPGDGGFLPELARRFARVTALDNSPAMLELARQLCERERLANVSLQLADALKGVPLKADCVVLNMVLHHFAAPAEALKQMAQMLQAGGSLLVTDLCSHNQSWAREACGDLWLGFEQDDLARWATAAGLTPGESLYVGLRNGFQIQVRHFQRPAGDTHHR, encoded by the coding sequence ATGAACCTGCATGCCTCCTCCATCCACCAAGACGATTGCGACGACCTGGCCGTCCTGTGCAAGGCCGGCGGCGATCCCTTGCGACTGAATGTATTGCGCGCTTTAAGCAACGATTCGTTTGGAGTGCTGGAACTGGCGCAGATCTTCGCCATCGGCCAGTCGGGAATGAGCCACCACCTGAAGGTACTGGCCCAGGCCGGACTGGTGGCCACGCGCCGCGAAGGCAATGCGATCTTCTACCGGCGTGCCCTGCCCCATAGCGTTCTGCTGGGCGGCAAGCTGCACGCGGCACTGCTGGAGGAAGTCGACCAGCTGCCGCTACCGGTCGAGGTCCAGTCGCGGATCGGCCTGGTCCATGGGCAACGGGCTGCAGCCAGCGAAGACTTCTTTTCCCGGGTGGCGGAGAAATTCCACGCCCAGCAGGACCTGATCGCAGGACTGCCCCAATACCGTGACAGTGTCCTGGCGTTGCTGGACAAACTGGGCTTCCAGCCCGCGGCCACGGCCATCGAGGTTGGCCCCGGAGACGGTGGTTTTCTCCCCGAGCTGGCCCGACGCTTTGCCCGGGTAACTGCCCTGGACAATAGTCCGGCGATGCTGGAACTGGCGCGTCAACTGTGCGAACGCGAAAGGCTGGCTAACGTCAGCCTGCAACTGGCCGATGCCTTGAAGGGCGTGCCACTCAAGGCCGACTGCGTAGTGCTGAACATGGTCCTGCACCATTTCGCGGCGCCAGCCGAAGCACTCAAGCAGATGGCGCAAATGCTGCAAGCAGGCGGCAGCCTGCTGGTAACAGACTTGTGCAGCCATAACCAGAGCTGGGCCAGAGAGGCCTGCGGTGATCTCTGGCTGGGGTTCGAACAAGATGATCTGGCCCGTTGGGCCACCGCTGCGGGACTGACTCCCGGGGAAAGCCTGTATGTAGGCTTACGTAATGGTTTCCAGATCCAGGTCCGCCACTTTCAGCGACCGGCTGGCGACACTCACCATCGGTAA
- a CDS encoding DUF1090 domain-containing protein, whose product MNIFPSLAALTLCGLMSAPLLANEQAPQLTGCAAKRQAIATQIEQAKAHGNSDQQAGLERALNEVTTHCTDASLKKERENKVLDAKHEVSRRQADLEKAMKKGDSEKINKRKDKLAESRKELQQALDDLDK is encoded by the coding sequence ATGAACATCTTTCCATCTCTCGCTGCCCTGACCCTCTGCGGCCTGATGAGCGCGCCACTGCTGGCCAACGAACAAGCGCCACAGCTGACCGGCTGCGCCGCCAAGCGCCAGGCCATTGCGACCCAGATCGAACAGGCCAAGGCCCATGGCAACAGCGATCAGCAGGCTGGCCTGGAGCGTGCGCTGAACGAAGTCACCACCCATTGCACAGACGCCTCGCTGAAGAAAGAGCGGGAAAACAAGGTGCTCGATGCCAAGCACGAGGTCAGCCGCCGCCAGGCCGACCTGGAAAAGGCCATGAAGAAAGGCGACTCGGAGAAGATCAACAAGCGCAAGGACAAGCTCGCCGAATCCCGCAAGGAACTGCAGCAAGCCCTGGACGATCTGGACAAGTAA
- a CDS encoding acyl-CoA thioesterase, whose amino-acid sequence MNFHTRKWVKPEDLNPNGTLFGGSLLRWIDEEAAIYAIVQLGNQRVVTKYISEINFVSASRQGDIIELGITATEFGRTSITLTCEVRNKITRKSILTVEKMVFVNLGEDGLPAPHGRTEIRYVKDQFKDDAPIA is encoded by the coding sequence TAAAACCCGAAGACCTCAACCCCAACGGCACGCTGTTCGGCGGCAGCCTGCTGCGCTGGATCGACGAGGAAGCGGCGATCTACGCGATTGTGCAACTGGGCAACCAGCGCGTGGTCACCAAGTACATTTCGGAAATCAACTTCGTCAGTGCCTCGCGCCAGGGCGACATCATCGAGCTGGGGATCACCGCCACGGAGTTTGGGCGTACTTCGATCACCCTGACGTGTGAAGTGCGCAACAAGATCACTCGCAAGTCGATCCTCACCGTGGAGAAAATGGTCTTCGTCAACCTGGGTGAGGACGGTTTGCCGGCGCCCCATGGTCGTACCGAGATCAGGTACGTCAAGGATCAGTTCAAGGACGACGCGCCCATCGCCTGA
- a CDS encoding c-type cytochrome has translation MTLKRLSVVLLACLTLSACGGVDPNSPLGQRKAIFKQMLKTGEDLGGMLRGRIPFDGARFAEGAVKLDNLSHEPWKHFPAVKEEDHTSATDDVWRRQARFQELARTLEVATGELAAISQVQPYKASNLGPAVQKVEDACSACHKEFRNH, from the coding sequence ATGACGTTAAAAAGACTTTCTGTTGTATTGCTGGCCTGCCTGACGCTTTCCGCTTGCGGTGGGGTCGATCCCAATTCTCCCCTGGGCCAGCGCAAGGCAATCTTCAAGCAGATGCTCAAGACCGGCGAGGACCTGGGAGGCATGCTCCGTGGGCGCATCCCGTTCGACGGTGCGCGTTTCGCCGAGGGTGCGGTGAAGCTCGACAACCTGTCCCACGAACCCTGGAAGCACTTCCCGGCGGTCAAGGAAGAAGACCACACCAGCGCCACGGACGATGTCTGGCGCCGACAGGCACGCTTCCAGGAGCTGGCCCGCACCCTGGAGGTGGCCACCGGTGAGTTGGCGGCCATCAGCCAGGTTCAGCCCTACAAGGCCAGCAATCTCGGTCCGGCAGTACAGAAGGTCGAGGATGCCTGCAGCGCTTGTCACAAAGAGTTCCGCAATCACTGA
- a CDS encoding cation:proton antiporter: MLELVAAFICLTTLLTYVNFRFIGLPPTIGVMVTALLFSLLLQGLTYLGYPGLEEHVEELIGKIDFGDLLMNWMLSFLLFAGALHVNLNDLRSYRWPIGLLATVGVLIATFAIGGLAYWIFGLFGWHVSFLYCLLFGALISPTDPIAVLGVLRTANASKPLKTTIVGESLFNDGTAVVVFTVLLGIAQLGETPTLGATAWLFVHEAIGGVLFGGLIGYLVYLMIKSIEQHQIEVMLTLALVIGGSAMASEIHVSAPIAMVVAGLIIGNLGRNLAMNDMTRRYLDGFWELLDDMLNALLFALIGLELLLLPFSWLHLAAASLLAVAIVASRLLTVAPAILLLRRWRSVPRGTIRVLTWGGLRGGVSVALALALPLGPERDLVLSITYIVVLLSILLQGLTIGKLVRHVTSETPAATTDTH, from the coding sequence ATGCTTGAACTTGTCGCTGCCTTTATCTGCCTGACAACCCTGCTGACTTACGTCAACTTCCGCTTTATCGGCCTGCCGCCAACCATCGGCGTAATGGTCACCGCCCTGCTGTTCTCCCTGCTGCTGCAAGGCCTGACCTACCTGGGTTATCCCGGCCTGGAAGAACATGTCGAAGAGTTGATCGGCAAGATCGACTTCGGCGACTTGCTGATGAACTGGATGCTGTCGTTCCTGCTGTTCGCCGGCGCCCTGCACGTCAACCTCAACGACCTGCGCAGCTATCGATGGCCCATCGGCCTGCTGGCGACCGTCGGCGTATTGATCGCCACCTTTGCCATCGGCGGCCTGGCCTACTGGATCTTCGGCCTGTTCGGCTGGCATGTGAGCTTCCTCTACTGCCTGCTATTCGGTGCCCTGATCTCGCCGACCGATCCGATCGCGGTGCTGGGCGTGCTGCGTACCGCCAATGCCTCCAAGCCGCTGAAGACCACCATCGTCGGCGAATCATTGTTCAACGACGGCACTGCGGTAGTGGTGTTCACCGTGCTGCTGGGCATCGCCCAGCTGGGCGAAACCCCGACCCTGGGTGCCACGGCCTGGTTGTTCGTGCATGAAGCCATCGGCGGCGTGCTGTTTGGCGGCCTGATCGGCTACCTGGTGTACCTGATGATCAAGAGCATCGAGCAGCACCAGATCGAGGTAATGCTGACCCTGGCCCTGGTGATCGGCGGCTCGGCCATGGCCAGCGAGATCCATGTCTCGGCGCCCATCGCAATGGTGGTGGCGGGCCTGATCATCGGCAACCTGGGGCGCAACCTGGCGATGAACGACATGACTCGCCGCTACCTGGATGGTTTCTGGGAGTTGCTGGACGACATGCTCAATGCACTGTTGTTCGCGCTGATCGGCCTGGAACTGTTGCTGCTGCCCTTCAGCTGGCTGCACCTTGCGGCCGCCAGCCTGTTGGCAGTGGCCATCGTCGCGTCTCGCCTGCTTACCGTGGCACCTGCGATCCTGCTGTTGCGTCGCTGGCGCAGCGTGCCGCGGGGCACCATTCGCGTACTGACGTGGGGCGGCCTGCGCGGCGGAGTCTCGGTGGCCCTGGCCCTGGCATTGCCCCTGGGGCCAGAGCGTGACCTGGTACTGAGCATCACCTACATCGTGGTGCTGCTGTCGATCCTGCTGCAGGGCCTGACCATCGGCAAGCTGGTGCGCCATGTCACCAGCGAAACGCCAGCGGCCACGACCGACACTCACTGA
- the metK gene encoding methionine adenosyltransferase, whose product MSEYSLFTSESVSEGHPDKIADQISDAVLDAIITQDKHARVAVETLVKTGVAIVAGEVTTSAWVDLEQIVRDVICDIGYTSSDVGFDGATCGVMNIIGKQSPDINQGVDRAKPEDQGAGDQGLMFGYASNETEVLMPAPITFSHQLVQRQAEARKSGLLPWLRPDAKSQVTCRYEGGKVVGIDAVVLSTQHNPEVSYNDLREGVMELIVKHVLPAELLSKDTQFHINPTGQFIIGGPVGDCGLTGRKIIVDSYGGMARHGGGAFSGKDPSKVDRSAAYAGRYVAKNIVAAGLAERCEIQVSYAIGVAQPTSISLNTFGTGKISDDKIIKLVREVFDLRPYAITTMLDLLHPMYQDTAAYGHFGRAPQTRTVGEDTFSTFTWEKTDRAEALRAAASL is encoded by the coding sequence ATGAGCGAATACTCCCTTTTCACCTCCGAGTCCGTGTCCGAAGGGCATCCGGACAAAATCGCTGACCAGATTTCCGATGCGGTGCTGGACGCCATCATCACCCAGGACAAGCACGCCCGCGTTGCGGTTGAAACCCTGGTCAAGACCGGCGTGGCCATCGTTGCCGGTGAAGTGACCACCAGCGCCTGGGTCGACCTGGAACAGATCGTTCGCGATGTGATCTGCGATATCGGCTACACCAGCTCCGACGTCGGCTTCGACGGCGCCACCTGCGGCGTGATGAACATCATCGGCAAGCAGTCCCCCGACATCAACCAGGGCGTCGACCGCGCCAAGCCTGAAGACCAGGGCGCCGGTGACCAGGGCCTGATGTTCGGTTACGCCAGCAACGAAACCGAGGTGCTGATGCCGGCGCCGATCACCTTCTCGCACCAGTTGGTGCAGCGCCAGGCCGAAGCCCGCAAATCGGGCCTGTTGCCTTGGCTGCGTCCGGACGCCAAGTCCCAGGTCACCTGCCGCTATGAAGGTGGCAAGGTTGTAGGTATCGACGCAGTTGTGCTGTCGACCCAGCACAACCCGGAAGTGTCCTACAACGATCTGCGCGAAGGCGTGATGGAACTGATCGTCAAGCACGTGCTGCCTGCCGAGCTGCTGAGCAAGGACACCCAGTTCCATATCAACCCGACCGGCCAGTTCATCATCGGCGGCCCGGTGGGCGACTGCGGCCTGACCGGCCGCAAGATCATCGTCGACAGCTACGGCGGCATGGCCCGCCACGGCGGTGGTGCGTTCTCCGGCAAGGACCCATCCAAGGTCGACCGCTCGGCGGCCTACGCCGGCCGCTACGTGGCCAAGAACATCGTTGCCGCCGGCCTGGCCGAGCGTTGCGAGATCCAGGTTTCCTACGCCATCGGTGTCGCCCAACCGACCTCGATCTCGCTGAACACCTTCGGCACTGGCAAGATCAGCGACGACAAGATCATCAAGCTGGTACGTGAAGTGTTTGACCTGCGTCCTTACGCAATCACCACCATGCTCGACCTGCTGCACCCGATGTACCAGGACACCGCAGCCTACGGTCACTTCGGCCGCGCCCCGCAAACCCGGACCGTGGGTGAAGATACCTTCAGCACCTTCACCTGGGAAAAGACCGACCGCGCCGAGGCCCTGCGCGCCGCTGCCAGCCTGTAA
- a CDS encoding murein transglycosylase A, protein MNPSFPRWRRHWLWTVPALVLLAGCNGGDNGKPPAQTHALATYNSTSWEALPSVADNDLLAGFGSWRSACTRLRNDPAWSTTCTAAANVPQSPEAIRSFLKDHLQVYGLRSGTGSTTGLITGYYEPVYPGSLTRTKVANVPVYGVPDDMIVVALDSLYPELKGKRLRGRLEGRVLKPYDDAATIEAQGIKAPVIAWLTDPMDLQFLQIQGSGRIQLDDGRQLRIGYADQNGHPYRPIGRWLVDQGELKKEEVTMGTIAAWAKAHPTRIPELLGSNPSYVFFNRNPDSNEGPRGSLNVPLTSGYSVAVDRKVIPLGSLLWLSTTRPDGSSLVRPVAAQDTGGAITGEVRADLFWGTGDAAGQLAGDMKQPGQIWMLWPKDVPLPQVPEVANTP, encoded by the coding sequence ATGAATCCGAGCTTTCCCCGCTGGCGCCGCCATTGGCTCTGGACCGTCCCGGCCCTGGTGCTGCTTGCCGGCTGCAACGGTGGCGACAACGGCAAGCCACCCGCGCAGACCCACGCTCTGGCGACCTACAACAGTACGTCGTGGGAGGCCTTGCCCAGCGTCGCCGACAACGACCTGCTGGCCGGTTTCGGTTCCTGGCGCAGCGCCTGCACCCGGCTCAGGAACGATCCGGCATGGTCGACCACTTGCACCGCAGCGGCCAACGTACCGCAGAGCCCCGAGGCAATTCGCAGCTTTCTCAAGGATCATCTGCAGGTCTACGGCCTGCGCTCGGGCACCGGTAGCACCACCGGCCTGATCACCGGCTACTACGAGCCGGTGTATCCCGGCAGCCTGACCCGGACCAAGGTGGCCAATGTACCGGTGTACGGTGTGCCGGACGACATGATCGTGGTCGCCCTGGACAGCCTCTACCCCGAGCTCAAGGGCAAGCGACTGCGAGGTCGGCTCGAAGGCCGGGTACTCAAGCCCTACGACGACGCTGCAACCATCGAGGCCCAGGGCATCAAGGCACCGGTGATCGCCTGGCTGACCGACCCCATGGACCTGCAATTCCTGCAGATCCAGGGTTCGGGGCGGATCCAGCTGGACGATGGTCGTCAGTTGCGCATCGGGTATGCCGACCAGAACGGCCACCCCTACCGGCCCATCGGACGCTGGCTGGTGGACCAGGGTGAACTGAAGAAGGAAGAGGTGACCATGGGTACCATCGCCGCCTGGGCCAAGGCCCACCCGACACGTATCCCCGAGCTGCTGGGCAGCAACCCGAGCTATGTATTCTTCAACCGCAACCCTGACAGCAACGAAGGGCCGCGCGGTTCGTTGAACGTCCCCTTGACCTCCGGTTACAGCGTCGCCGTGGACCGCAAGGTGATCCCTCTCGGCAGCCTGCTGTGGTTGTCCACCACCCGCCCGGACGGCAGCAGCCTGGTGCGCCCCGTGGCAGCCCAGGACACCGGCGGTGCAATCACTGGCGAGGTGCGCGCCGACCTGTTCTGGGGGACCGGTGACGCAGCCGGGCAGCTGGCCGGCGACATGAAGCAGCCAGGTCAGATCTGGATGCTCTGGCCCAAGGACGTACCCCTGCCGCAAGTACCCGAGGTCGCCAATACCCCCTGA
- a CDS encoding MAPEG family protein, whose amino-acid sequence MTVAFWCVLIAIALPYLCTAIAKGAGNYGLRHNHDPRGFLSTLEGLPKRAHSAQLNGFEVTPAFAAAVIIAHVAGNAELVTINVLAVLFITSRLLYMICYLANWAVLRSLVWFVGMGLIASFFFVSA is encoded by the coding sequence ATGACTGTCGCGTTCTGGTGTGTGTTGATCGCAATTGCCCTGCCTTACCTGTGTACCGCCATCGCCAAGGGCGCTGGCAACTACGGGCTTCGGCACAATCATGATCCACGGGGCTTCCTGAGCACTCTGGAGGGGCTGCCCAAGCGTGCGCATAGCGCGCAACTCAATGGCTTCGAGGTAACCCCGGCATTCGCTGCAGCAGTGATCATTGCCCATGTGGCAGGCAACGCCGAGCTGGTGACCATCAACGTACTGGCAGTGCTGTTCATCACCAGCCGCCTGCTGTACATGATCTGCTACCTGGCGAATTGGGCGGTGCTGCGTTCCCTGGTGTGGTTCGTGGGGATGGGCCTGATCGCCAGCTTCTTCTTCGTTTCAGCCTGA